One window of Chloroflexus aggregans DSM 9485 genomic DNA carries:
- the greA gene encoding transcription elongation factor GreA, with the protein MTEKPTYLTREGRARLEAELEHLMTVERKQIAERIAAAKELGDISESGEYEDAKKAQALLEGRIRELKHLLSRAEIIDEDQASTGEVRIGSSVTVRFEDDGSEETWTIVGSAEANPRQGRISNESPIGAALLGKRVRNKVTVHTPSGVMKLTILKVR; encoded by the coding sequence ATGACAGAGAAGCCGACATACCTGACTCGTGAAGGCCGCGCCCGCCTTGAAGCCGAGCTTGAGCACCTTATGACGGTGGAGCGCAAGCAAATCGCCGAGCGGATCGCTGCGGCGAAAGAATTGGGCGACATTTCTGAGAGCGGTGAATACGAAGATGCCAAGAAGGCCCAGGCGTTGCTCGAAGGCCGAATCCGTGAGCTGAAGCACCTGCTCTCACGCGCTGAAATTATTGATGAAGATCAGGCAAGTACCGGCGAAGTACGCATCGGCTCTTCGGTAACGGTGCGCTTTGAAGATGATGGTTCAGAAGAGACGTGGACAATCGTCGGCAGCGCCGAAGCTAATCCCCGTCAAGGTCGTATCTCAAATGAATCGCCGATTGGCGCTGCTCTGCTGGGCAAACGGGTCCGCAATAAGGTCACGGTGCATACCCCCTCTGGGGTGATGAAGTTGACAATCCTTAAAGTGCGTTAG
- the lysS gene encoding lysine--tRNA ligase, giving the protein MELNDLQAQRAAKLEQLRAAGLDPYPPRCRRSHTIGQVLAAFDELAAGEAVVTLAGRIIGARRVMGKIAFAHIEDGTGEIQLWLSRADLGDEWFERFRDQIDTFDIVQATGTLRRTKTGERSLFVREMAVLAKAINPPPEKWAGLQDVEERHRQRYLDLIVNRERRDIFRARAQVMSTMRRVLDDRGFLEVETPVLQPIYGGAAARPFVTYHNALGQNLYLRIATELYLKRLIVGGFPGVYEIGKNFRNEGVDRSHNPEFTMMECYQAYADYHAMMTLVEEMLGEICLAVHGTTTISYQGRELDLRPPWPRIAMADAIVERTGIDITRHTDLDSLHAAIADRGLRVDRKTSWAKQVDELFSEFVQPHLFQPTFIIDYPVAMSPLAKRIPGRPDFTERFEAFIAGMEIGNAFTELNDPFDQEERFREQLRAFAAGDEEAHQMDEDFINALRYGMPPTGGLGIGIDRLVMVLTDQASIREVILFPHLRERLEGRG; this is encoded by the coding sequence ATGGAATTAAACGACCTACAAGCCCAACGCGCTGCCAAACTCGAACAATTGCGCGCTGCCGGTCTCGATCCATACCCCCCACGTTGCCGGCGTAGCCATACGATCGGTCAAGTACTCGCTGCGTTTGATGAACTTGCCGCCGGTGAAGCCGTCGTAACCCTCGCCGGGCGAATTATCGGGGCGCGCCGCGTGATGGGCAAGATTGCGTTTGCCCATATTGAAGACGGTACCGGTGAAATTCAGCTCTGGCTGAGCCGAGCCGATCTCGGTGATGAGTGGTTTGAGCGCTTTCGCGACCAGATCGATACGTTCGATATTGTCCAGGCAACCGGTACCCTCCGTCGCACTAAGACCGGTGAGCGGTCGTTATTCGTGCGCGAGATGGCCGTATTGGCTAAGGCGATTAATCCGCCACCGGAAAAGTGGGCCGGTCTGCAAGATGTCGAAGAGCGCCATCGTCAACGTTACCTCGACCTGATCGTCAATCGCGAGCGACGCGATATTTTTCGTGCCCGTGCGCAGGTGATGAGCACGATGCGGCGCGTGCTTGACGATCGCGGCTTTCTTGAGGTCGAGACACCGGTTTTGCAACCGATCTACGGTGGTGCGGCTGCGCGTCCGTTTGTTACGTACCACAATGCACTTGGTCAGAATCTCTATCTCCGGATCGCCACAGAACTCTACCTCAAGCGGTTAATCGTCGGTGGTTTTCCCGGCGTGTATGAGATCGGTAAAAACTTTCGCAACGAAGGTGTTGATCGATCCCACAACCCTGAGTTTACGATGATGGAGTGTTATCAGGCGTATGCCGATTATCACGCCATGATGACCCTCGTCGAAGAGATGTTGGGTGAGATTTGTCTCGCCGTTCACGGCACGACAACGATTAGCTACCAGGGGCGCGAACTCGATCTTCGCCCGCCATGGCCGCGGATCGCAATGGCTGATGCGATTGTTGAGCGTACCGGTATCGATATTACCCGGCATACCGATCTGGATTCGTTGCACGCCGCGATTGCCGATCGTGGTCTGCGGGTTGATCGGAAAACGTCATGGGCCAAACAGGTTGATGAACTCTTCTCGGAGTTTGTTCAGCCCCATCTTTTTCAGCCTACGTTTATCATCGATTATCCGGTGGCGATGTCGCCGCTGGCTAAGCGGATTCCCGGTCGGCCCGATTTCACCGAACGCTTTGAGGCGTTTATCGCCGGGATGGAGATCGGGAATGCGTTTACCGAGCTGAACGATCCCTTTGATCAGGAAGAGCGTTTCCGCGAACAGTTACGGGCGTTTGCGGCCGGTGATGAAGAAGCCCATCAGATGGACGAAGATTTTATCAACGCCCTCCGCTATGGGATGCCGCCAACCGGTGGTCTTGGTATCGGGATCGATCGGTTGGTGATGGTTCTCACCGACCAGGCATCGATCCGTGAAGTGATCCTCTTCCCGCATCTACGGGAACGGTTGGAAGGACGGGGATGA
- a CDS encoding type II toxin-antitoxin system death-on-curing family toxin, whose product MLDEDATPISYLSPDDLLDLHTFVIERYGGLFGIKSQDRLQMALQAPRQILFGSELYPDLCSKAAVLTFMIVKHHPFNFANEATAFFALLRFLAINGAGLRPEVGPDEIEWVFRALSHGDMDREELERWLRENVEMVS is encoded by the coding sequence ATGTTGGACGAAGATGCAACTCCGATCTCCTACCTTTCGCCTGATGATCTGCTCGATTTGCACACATTCGTGATCGAGCGCTACGGTGGTTTGTTCGGTATCAAAAGCCAAGATCGCTTGCAAATGGCACTGCAGGCCCCACGCCAGATTCTCTTCGGTTCAGAACTGTATCCCGATCTGTGCAGTAAGGCGGCTGTGCTTACCTTCATGATTGTCAAGCACCATCCGTTTAATTTTGCCAATGAGGCAACGGCGTTTTTCGCGTTGTTACGGTTCCTCGCTATTAATGGCGCCGGTTTACGGCCTGAAGTTGGCCCAGATGAAATTGAGTGGGTCTTTCGCGCCTTAAGCCATGGTGATATGGATCGAGAAGAGCTTGAGCGCTGGCTGCGCGAGAATGTGGAAATGGTGTCATGA
- a CDS encoding NAD-dependent epimerase/dehydratase family protein, with protein MTRVLINGATGALSVRSAQLLSQTHEVIVLGTQPPPGPIGRADWLVAQLDRQQWLELLRAEQIETVIHFDLLGFDGPLLDHETTVQHNVIGTMQLLGACRAAGVRHIVVRSHGWIYGASPLNPLFITEDRPITIQHRHGVLRTLGEIEQVVADFAAHHPHITVTLLRYVPLLLHDTPLMRYLNAPSPPMLFGFDPMIQLLHVDDAARAVLAVVDQPTGGAFNIAPEQPMPLSQVIRRLGKQPSSVVGPLFDNQPPAGWPFDTDFLRYRCTIDPQRACRLLGWSAQYEMATALDSLLPRSPEAERVAAAQALKEFLQRRRGA; from the coding sequence ATGACACGGGTGTTGATTAACGGGGCGACCGGGGCGTTGAGTGTGCGGTCGGCCCAGTTGCTAAGCCAAACCCACGAGGTGATCGTACTCGGTACACAACCTCCGCCTGGGCCGATTGGCCGTGCCGATTGGCTGGTTGCGCAACTTGATCGCCAGCAGTGGCTTGAATTGTTGCGCGCCGAACAGATCGAAACGGTGATCCATTTCGATCTGCTCGGTTTTGATGGACCGTTGCTCGATCACGAGACGACCGTCCAGCACAATGTCATCGGAACGATGCAGTTGCTCGGTGCCTGCCGAGCGGCCGGCGTTCGCCATATTGTTGTGCGTAGTCATGGCTGGATCTACGGGGCGAGTCCGCTGAATCCGTTGTTCATTACCGAAGATCGTCCGATCACGATCCAGCATCGTCACGGCGTGTTGCGCACGTTGGGCGAAATAGAGCAAGTTGTTGCCGATTTTGCTGCGCATCATCCCCACATAACGGTGACATTGCTGCGTTATGTGCCATTACTCCTGCACGACACGCCCCTCATGCGGTATCTCAATGCACCTTCACCGCCAATGCTGTTTGGATTTGACCCAATGATCCAGTTGCTGCACGTTGATGATGCTGCTCGTGCTGTGCTTGCGGTAGTTGATCAACCGACCGGCGGTGCGTTTAATATTGCTCCTGAACAGCCGATGCCGCTCAGTCAAGTTATTCGTCGGCTCGGTAAGCAGCCGTCATCGGTGGTCGGGCCGTTGTTTGACAACCAACCGCCGGCCGGATGGCCGTTCGATACCGATTTCTTGCGTTACCGCTGTACAATCGACCCCCAACGCGCCTGTCGCTTGTTAGGCTGGTCGGCGCAGTACGAGATGGCTACTGCCCTCGATTCGCTTCTGCCGCGCTCACCAGAAGCGGAGCGGGTAGCCGCTGCGCAGGCACTGAAGGAGTTTTTACAGCGTAGGAGGGGTGCGTAA
- a CDS encoding lysophospholipid acyltransferase family protein, which produces MNEEQQDSAFEESAVGRPHRRGRTKAVAVAIESGAPASAAASPDHTASAEDVADRREATDPPSAVSVKWESPQPSRATAEQLFEVEIDIRQHSEQQTGSQAALGNFAAGVVHLIGENLQRMTAAQIERVNSMLQGVDLRDYLDPDFWRGIGMVLRYQIDEQVQFIQRRLRGDYTTDPFGMDRDIIEVARPFLTFMYRTWWRVTTTGLEHVPSEGRALLVANHSGVLPWDGAMIATAVVNDHPAQNERIVRSLHLHWFTTLPVIAPTLAALGQVPGIPENAIRLLERDELVCVFPEGLKGVGKLFKDRYKLARFGRGGFVQAALRTQAPIVPVAVVGAEEIYPMLANAEGIAKLLGFPYFPLTPFFPWFGLLGVIPLPTHWYITFCPPIDTSGYGPEAADDPITVLALSEQVRETIQATINQKLAERPSVF; this is translated from the coding sequence ATGAATGAAGAGCAACAGGATTCGGCTTTCGAAGAATCCGCGGTAGGTCGCCCGCACCGGCGTGGGCGAACCAAAGCGGTTGCAGTAGCGATTGAATCGGGCGCACCTGCATCTGCGGCTGCTTCACCCGATCATACGGCAAGCGCTGAGGATGTTGCCGATCGGCGAGAAGCGACCGATCCGCCGTCGGCGGTATCGGTTAAGTGGGAATCGCCACAACCATCACGCGCGACTGCCGAACAACTCTTCGAGGTCGAAATTGATATTCGTCAACACAGCGAGCAGCAAACCGGTTCGCAAGCTGCATTGGGTAATTTTGCAGCCGGCGTAGTGCACCTCATCGGCGAAAATCTGCAACGTATGACCGCAGCGCAGATCGAGCGCGTAAATAGTATGTTGCAAGGTGTCGATCTGCGTGATTACCTTGATCCCGATTTCTGGCGTGGAATTGGGATGGTCTTGCGTTACCAGATCGATGAACAGGTGCAATTTATTCAACGCCGATTGCGCGGTGATTACACGACCGATCCGTTCGGTATGGATCGCGATATTATCGAAGTGGCCCGCCCCTTCCTTACCTTTATGTACCGCACATGGTGGCGCGTGACCACGACGGGTCTGGAGCATGTGCCGTCTGAAGGTCGTGCGTTACTGGTGGCTAATCATAGCGGCGTACTACCGTGGGACGGGGCGATGATCGCTACCGCAGTGGTGAATGACCATCCGGCCCAAAATGAGCGGATCGTTCGCTCGCTCCATCTCCACTGGTTTACCACATTACCGGTGATTGCACCGACACTCGCCGCTTTAGGGCAGGTTCCGGGTATTCCCGAAAATGCCATTCGCCTCCTCGAACGTGATGAGCTGGTATGCGTGTTCCCAGAAGGTCTGAAAGGGGTAGGAAAGCTGTTTAAAGATCGTTACAAACTGGCCCGGTTTGGACGTGGTGGGTTTGTGCAAGCTGCCCTCCGCACCCAAGCACCGATTGTGCCGGTGGCCGTTGTCGGTGCCGAAGAGATCTATCCGATGTTGGCAAATGCGGAAGGGATCGCGAAACTCCTCGGCTTTCCCTACTTTCCGTTGACACCCTTCTTCCCTTGGTTTGGGTTGCTTGGCGTTATTCCTTTACCGACACATTGGTATATTACGTTTTGTCCGCCGATTGATACCAGTGGGTACGGACCCGAAGCTGCCGACGATCCGATTACCGTTCTTGCCCTGTCAGAGCAGGTACGCGAGACAATCCAAGCGACCATTAATCAGAAGCTGGCCGAGCGTCCATCGGTGTTTTAG
- a CDS encoding response regulator has protein sequence MANSTVVAKLLIVDDHPLFRQGVHWALSHESGIQIVGETANGEETLRWLAQVDPSLEPNVVLVDLNLPGMSGLELTRQIRRQYASIAVVMLSMHENDEAAFNALRAGAAAYRSKDIKPAALADIIRRVARGEYVINDVLMEEPRIAGRILSQFRNLPEVQTLADDLGIQIFTPLSEREIEVLERIAAGSSNKEIADALGISTQTVKNHISSILRKLSLNDRTQAVIFALRRGWIETPQEIQPGSAEE, from the coding sequence ATGGCCAACTCAACCGTAGTTGCGAAATTGTTGATCGTCGATGATCATCCACTCTTCCGACAAGGCGTGCACTGGGCGCTTTCGCACGAATCGGGTATTCAGATCGTGGGCGAAACTGCCAACGGTGAAGAAACATTACGCTGGTTAGCTCAAGTCGATCCGAGCCTCGAACCGAATGTGGTATTGGTTGATCTGAACTTGCCCGGTATGAGTGGTCTAGAACTGACCCGTCAGATTCGTCGACAATATGCGAGTATCGCGGTCGTGATGCTCAGCATGCACGAAAATGACGAGGCGGCGTTCAATGCACTGCGTGCCGGAGCAGCGGCGTATCGCTCAAAAGACATTAAACCGGCAGCACTGGCCGACATCATCCGTCGGGTCGCACGTGGCGAGTACGTGATTAACGATGTCCTGATGGAGGAACCGCGCATTGCCGGTCGTATCCTCTCGCAGTTCCGCAACTTACCCGAAGTGCAGACACTGGCCGATGACCTTGGTATTCAGATTTTTACCCCGCTCAGTGAACGCGAGATTGAGGTCCTTGAGCGGATTGCCGCCGGCAGTAGCAACAAAGAAATTGCCGATGCCCTCGGTATCAGCACCCAAACGGTGAAGAACCACATTTCGTCGATCTTGCGCAAATTGTCACTTAACGACCGAACTCAGGCCGTTATTTTTGCCCTTCGACGTGGTTGGATCGAGACGCCACAGGAGATTCAGCCAGGTTCAGCCGAGGAGTGA
- a CDS encoding Maf family protein: MVSAQTPQLILASASPRRRELLAHLGVAYTCVASTAEDHPPPPLPALHEHLPPLPVDLPADDHPTLIAWRKADDISRQHPNAIVLAADTEVVIDGMVLGKPRDEDHARAMIRRLAGRVHTVLSGLCLLIPLAYGVDGIVYEGRRALFDLVASRVRFRPLSDEEIAAYVALGESLDKAGGYGLQSGGAALIESIEGSYTNVVGFPLPAVARLLRTAGITPPVDPIQAYAAWLRSQGKEPAPWPTQP; this comes from the coding sequence ATGGTTTCAGCACAGACACCGCAGCTTATCTTGGCTTCCGCCTCACCGCGCCGACGTGAGTTGCTGGCGCATTTAGGTGTTGCCTATACGTGTGTTGCGAGTACGGCTGAGGATCATCCGCCACCACCTCTGCCCGCCTTGCACGAGCATCTGCCTCCGCTACCGGTTGATCTGCCGGCAGATGATCACCCAACGCTAATCGCCTGGCGCAAGGCAGACGATATTAGTCGCCAGCACCCAAATGCCATCGTGTTGGCGGCCGATACCGAAGTTGTGATTGATGGTATGGTGCTCGGTAAACCTCGTGATGAAGACCATGCCCGTGCAATGATCCGACGCCTGGCCGGGCGAGTACATACGGTGCTCAGCGGGTTGTGTTTGCTCATACCGCTCGCATATGGCGTTGATGGGATTGTCTATGAGGGACGGCGAGCATTGTTCGATCTTGTTGCCAGCCGAGTACGATTTCGTCCGCTGAGCGATGAGGAGATCGCGGCGTATGTCGCCTTAGGCGAATCGCTTGATAAGGCGGGGGGATATGGCTTGCAGAGTGGTGGTGCCGCCCTGATCGAGTCTATCGAAGGGAGCTACACAAATGTCGTAGGATTCCCTCTCCCGGCGGTGGCCCGCTTGCTTCGAACTGCCGGCATTACCCCACCCGTTGATCCCATACAGGCATATGCGGCATGGTTGCGCAGTCAGGGAAAGGAACCGGCGCCATGGCCAACTCAACCGTAG
- a CDS encoding ABC transporter substrate-binding protein — protein MASFTKRIMAVAMTMAMIIPMLAACGGGAAQPQVIRETVVVVQTAEPVRETVVVTEEVKAEQYTTPHPILSDLRVRQAIAYCTNRPELIQSVYPYLTPEQQQELLMDTFLPKAHWAAAKENITTYPFDPEKGKALLEEAGWKLPEGASVRVNANGEPLSLSFTTTNAQFRQTWSAVFIRQMAACGIQIVPTYAPASWWFGSSTGLRRRDFELGAFAWVGQADPGGQTLYACNQIPLPSNNWEGQNYMGWCNERASRAIIAANNTLDRAERIRQYAIVQEEFTKDMVSLPLFNRLEAYAATNRLVNFKPNPTEYYTANADEWELTDNGDTIVLGFTQEPQTMWSLIESAAVQRVAVNLLGVPATTTYDYDYQPVGLDGLSTIESGRATNADVEVKEGDIVWNTDGEAVPLAPGVEIVTADGETITYQSGTVKMKQLTVTDNMDLGH, from the coding sequence ATGGCTAGCTTTACCAAACGGATCATGGCCGTTGCGATGACAATGGCAATGATCATTCCTATGTTGGCGGCTTGTGGTGGTGGTGCTGCCCAACCACAAGTTATCCGCGAGACGGTGGTCGTCGTGCAGACGGCTGAGCCGGTGCGTGAGACGGTCGTTGTCACCGAAGAAGTGAAGGCCGAGCAATACACCACCCCGCACCCGATCCTCAGTGATTTGCGTGTTCGGCAGGCAATCGCCTACTGCACCAATCGTCCCGAGCTGATCCAGTCGGTTTACCCCTACCTGACGCCCGAACAGCAACAAGAGCTGCTGATGGATACCTTCCTGCCGAAGGCCCACTGGGCAGCAGCCAAAGAGAACATCACCACCTATCCGTTTGACCCCGAAAAGGGCAAGGCGTTGCTCGAAGAAGCCGGCTGGAAGTTGCCGGAGGGTGCCTCGGTTCGCGTGAACGCGAATGGTGAGCCGTTGTCGTTGAGTTTCACCACAACGAATGCTCAGTTCCGCCAGACGTGGTCGGCAGTCTTCATCCGCCAGATGGCAGCATGTGGTATCCAGATTGTCCCGACCTACGCTCCGGCCTCGTGGTGGTTCGGTAGCAGTACCGGTCTGCGCCGCCGCGACTTTGAGTTGGGTGCTTTCGCATGGGTTGGTCAGGCCGATCCGGGCGGCCAGACGCTCTACGCCTGCAATCAGATTCCGCTGCCTTCCAACAACTGGGAAGGCCAGAACTACATGGGCTGGTGCAACGAGCGGGCGAGCCGCGCGATCATTGCTGCGAACAACACCCTCGACCGGGCCGAGCGCATCCGCCAGTACGCGATTGTGCAGGAAGAGTTCACCAAGGATATGGTGAGCCTGCCGCTCTTCAACCGTCTCGAGGCGTATGCTGCCACCAACCGGTTGGTTAACTTCAAGCCGAACCCGACCGAGTACTACACTGCTAACGCCGACGAGTGGGAGTTGACCGATAATGGCGATACTATCGTGCTGGGCTTCACCCAAGAGCCGCAGACGATGTGGAGCCTGATCGAGAGCGCAGCAGTGCAGCGCGTTGCGGTCAACCTGCTGGGCGTTCCGGCAACAACCACTTATGACTACGACTACCAGCCGGTGGGTCTTGATGGCCTCTCGACTATCGAGAGTGGTCGAGCGACCAATGCCGATGTCGAGGTCAAAGAGGGTGATATTGTTTGGAACACTGATGGCGAGGCAGTACCGCTGGCTCCTGGTGTCGAGATCGTCACCGCTGATGGTGAGACCATCACCTATCAGAGTGGCACGGTCAAGATGAAGCAACTGACCGTCACCGATAATATGGATCTCGGGCATTAA
- a CDS encoding ABC transporter substrate-binding protein, with translation MNCDPASGATSLTYCNSIKSIDFKSDTEYTVTFHPGVQWPTYFAGAGLGAYPSHQVLSDGRKLADVPAAEWQNLPEIIERPLSNGPYILKEWVKGQSMTFEANPNYYKGEVKIKRVIIKFIADTNQAVAQLLTGEVDVLGSETLGAGAEVQTVIEAGNRGEIQAFVVASPTWEHIDMNLFTK, from the coding sequence ATTAACTGCGATCCGGCTTCGGGTGCGACCTCGCTGACATACTGCAACTCGATTAAGAGCATCGATTTCAAGAGCGACACCGAGTATACGGTTACCTTCCACCCCGGTGTCCAGTGGCCGACCTACTTTGCCGGTGCCGGTTTGGGTGCCTATCCGTCGCATCAGGTGTTGAGTGATGGCCGGAAGCTGGCCGATGTGCCGGCTGCCGAGTGGCAGAACTTGCCGGAGATCATTGAACGCCCGCTCAGCAATGGCCCCTACATCCTGAAGGAGTGGGTGAAGGGCCAGAGCATGACCTTTGAGGCCAACCCCAACTACTATAAGGGTGAGGTGAAGATCAAGCGGGTGATTATCAAGTTCATCGCCGATACCAATCAAGCGGTAGCCCAGTTGTTGACCGGTGAAGTTGACGTGCTGGGTAGTGAGACGTTGGGCGCCGGCGCCGAAGTGCAAACCGTGATCGAAGCTGGCAACCGTGGTGAGATCCAGGCCTTCGTAGTCGCCAGCCCGACGTGGGAGCATATCGATATGAACCTCTTCACCAAGTAA
- a CDS encoding ABC transporter permease, translating into MAGYLARRFVQMLLVALIAAICSYGLLYLVPGGPIDQLLAERQNAGQNRISEDDIRRVRERFELDIYLPFRFTRWLIGWPAGPLPGGIGADWQVGCAVPGQVRLRYPDGRIEVVEEGCEVPVTMADLEGRKVSRGIVFGDFGISQVMLRGRPVIDLIMTRLPYTLYLMGTSILLSILIAVPVGVYSAVKQYSRFDYIMTTVAFIGASLPSFVFGIFAILLFSVLAKNAGLPYLPPGDAVGVRDYTIPLIGTVQAGSLLDRFLRFLMPCGVLTFINIAGWSRFVRGSMLEVLSLDYVRTARAKGVAERVVILKHALRNSLIPFVTLLAGILVALFSGALITETVFNWPGIGRLFIDALGRNDYNVVMALLIINVVLLLIGILITDILYTVVDPRIRLT; encoded by the coding sequence ATGGCAGGTTATCTTGCCCGCCGTTTCGTGCAAATGCTGCTCGTGGCCCTGATCGCAGCAATTTGTTCGTATGGTTTGTTGTACCTGGTTCCCGGTGGGCCGATTGATCAGTTACTGGCCGAACGTCAAAATGCCGGGCAAAATCGTATTTCTGAAGATGATATTCGCCGTGTCCGCGAACGGTTTGAATTGGATATCTATTTGCCGTTTCGCTTTACCCGCTGGTTGATCGGTTGGCCGGCCGGACCACTCCCCGGTGGGATCGGAGCCGATTGGCAGGTGGGCTGTGCGGTGCCCGGCCAGGTGCGCCTCCGCTACCCCGATGGGCGGATCGAGGTGGTGGAAGAGGGTTGCGAAGTTCCCGTGACAATGGCCGATCTCGAAGGCCGGAAGGTGAGCCGTGGCATTGTCTTTGGTGATTTTGGTATCTCACAGGTGATGCTGCGTGGCCGACCGGTGATCGATTTGATCATGACCCGCTTGCCGTATACCCTGTATCTGATGGGGACGTCGATCTTACTTTCGATCCTCATCGCGGTACCGGTCGGCGTTTATTCGGCAGTAAAACAGTATTCGCGCTTTGACTACATTATGACAACCGTCGCCTTTATCGGTGCATCGCTGCCGAGCTTTGTCTTCGGTATTTTTGCGATTTTGCTCTTCTCGGTATTGGCGAAGAATGCCGGTTTGCCGTATTTGCCCCCCGGTGATGCAGTAGGAGTACGCGATTATACGATCCCGCTGATCGGGACGGTGCAGGCCGGTTCGTTGCTCGACCGTTTCTTGCGGTTCTTGATGCCATGTGGCGTGTTGACCTTCATCAATATTGCCGGTTGGAGCCGCTTTGTGCGCGGTAGTATGCTCGAGGTCTTGAGTCTTGATTATGTGCGCACTGCTCGCGCAAAGGGTGTAGCCGAGCGGGTAGTTATCCTGAAGCACGCCCTGCGCAATTCACTTATTCCGTTTGTGACCCTACTGGCCGGGATTTTGGTGGCCCTCTTTAGTGGGGCGTTGATTACCGAGACGGTCTTCAATTGGCCGGGTATCGGTCGTTTGTTTATTGATGCCCTCGGTCGTAACGATTATAATGTGGTGATGGCTTTGCTGATCATCAATGTGGTGCTGTTATTGATCGGCATTCTGATCACCGATATTCTGTATACGGTGGTTGACCCACGAATTCGCTTGACGTAA
- a CDS encoding ABC transporter permease, translated as MATSTTAVPLEEVAPRRSEGQWAIVLRRFRRHRLAMFCVGLLAALLLLSAAAPLIAPYERDTPNLTGRFLTPMGVDADGGLHILGTDHLGRDYATRLLYASRVSLGTAFTATFIASTIGILLGMLAGYFGGWVDTIISRTLEIVATFPTLLLLLILSSILVQNINAVPLPDWGASLLAFLFAVSEREARIIFAVILVLAFFGWTGTARLMRGMVLSVRENVYIESARALGASNARILFRHVFPNALPPMIVDFTLGVNGTLVAESALSFLGFGIQDPTPTWGNMLGYAQSYMFQYPWMPLIPALPILVASIAINYIGDGLRDALDPRQRG; from the coding sequence ATGGCCACCAGCACAACTGCTGTGCCGCTTGAAGAAGTCGCCCCCCGACGTTCAGAAGGGCAGTGGGCGATTGTCTTGCGGCGCTTTCGCCGTCACCGGCTGGCAATGTTTTGTGTCGGTCTCTTGGCAGCGCTGCTCTTACTTTCAGCCGCAGCCCCGCTGATCGCACCTTACGAACGCGATACCCCTAATCTTACCGGTCGTTTCCTCACACCAATGGGCGTTGATGCCGATGGCGGTCTGCATATTCTCGGTACCGATCATCTTGGCCGTGATTACGCGACACGCCTGCTGTACGCTTCACGGGTGTCGCTGGGAACTGCGTTTACGGCGACGTTCATCGCGTCGACCATTGGTATTTTGCTTGGGATGCTGGCCGGATATTTCGGCGGCTGGGTCGATACTATCATTAGCCGTACCCTTGAGATCGTGGCGACCTTCCCAACGTTGCTGCTCTTGCTAATTTTATCGTCGATTTTGGTGCAAAATATCAACGCAGTGCCATTACCCGACTGGGGGGCTTCATTGTTGGCCTTTCTGTTTGCCGTTTCCGAGCGTGAAGCCCGGATTATTTTTGCCGTGATTTTGGTGTTGGCATTTTTTGGTTGGACGGGAACGGCTCGTCTGATGCGGGGGATGGTGCTTTCGGTGCGCGAGAATGTCTATATCGAGTCGGCTCGTGCCCTCGGCGCAAGCAATGCACGTATTCTCTTCCGCCATGTGTTTCCTAATGCATTGCCACCGATGATCGTCGATTTTACCCTCGGTGTAAATGGAACGTTGGTGGCCGAGTCGGCGCTGAGTTTTCTCGGCTTCGGCATCCAAGACCCGACGCCAACGTGGGGTAATATGCTCGGCTATGCGCAGAGCTATATGTTTCAGTATCCGTGGATGCCGCTGATCCCGGCATTACCCATTCTTGTGGCCTCAATCGCGATTAACTATATCGGTGATGGTTTGCGTGATGCGCTCGATCCGCGGCAGCGCGGCTAA